The Halioglobus maricola genome segment GCGGGTTCGGAAGCAGCGGGCGCCGCTTCTGGCGCCACCGGCGCGGCTGCAGGAGCAGGGGCCGGAACCGGCGCAGGAGCGGCATACATGGGCGCGGCGGCGGCCATGTACGGCTGTGCGCTATTGCGGCTGATGCGAACCGATTCCTCGCCCTCCTTGATTTCGATTTCGTCGATATTCGACTCTTCCAGCAACTCGATCAGCTTTTTTACTTTGCGAATGTCCATGGTGTGTTTCTCTTCAGCAAGTTGAAGTTCAGGATTGTTCTATGTGTTTGATAGCTGCCTGCAGGCCCAGTTCATAGCCCTGGGGCCCCAGTCCGCAGATCACGCCTTTGGCCAGGTCGGAAAAATAAGAGTGCTGGCGGAACTCCTCCCGGGCGTGAACGTTCGAGAGATGAATCTCGATAAAGGGTATCTGTACCGCTGCCAGCGCATCGCGCAGCGCCACGCTGGTGTGGGTGAAGGCTGCGGGGTTGATCAGGATAAAGTTGACGCCTTCATGGCGAGCATCCTGCACGCGTTCGACCAGTTCATATTCGGCATTGCTCTGAACGTAGAGCAGGTGGTGACCTTTGTCGCGTGCCTGTTGTTGCAGGGTCTGGTTGATGTCAGACAGGGTGGTGCTGCCATAGATTTCAGGCTCGCGCTCTCCCAGCAGGTTCAGGTTGGGGCCGTGGAGAACGAGTATTGTGGCCATGTGCTGGTCTCACGCGCGAATTGAATTATTCGCCCAAGTTTGGCGCAATATCGTGAGTCTGTCCACGGCTTTGGTAAAAATTAGCATTTTGTCTGCATTTAGCAGCGCGATTGCGGAAGTTAGCAATATTTTCGAAGTTGTGGACTTCTACGGGGTCAATACAGGGTGCTTCGCCGAAGAAGTGCGATAAGCCGCAAAATTGGTGCTAACTAACGCCAAGGTGCGGCTAACTTCCGGTTATTTTCCTGAAACGACCTCCAGAGCCTCCATAACGATGTCTGCAGTGACGATCTGCGGCAGGAGAAAAGGCTGGCCGGCGCCAGCAGGGGGGTACATCACGTACAGTGGGATCCCGGTGCGGCCGTGGCTGGCGATAAATTCGGCGATATCGGCATCGTAGTTGGTCCAGTCCGCGACCATATAGGTGACGCCGTGGTCGGCAAACGCGGCGGTGATGTCCTCGGTAAACAGAACGGCTGTCTCATTGGCAAGGCATGTGATGCACCAGTCGGCGGTCACATCGACAAACACCGGGGTGCCGGACGTTCGAAGTTGTTCTATGGCCTCATTGGACCAGGCCACCCTGCCATCAGTGAGTTGCTTTTCTGCGCCACCGGCAGGGTCCAGATTGTCCATGCTGGCCAGGCCCAATGCACCTGCCGCGCAGATCGCGGCGAGCCAGCGGCGAGCGCCGCCTTTTTCCCATAGCCACAGGCCCAGGGTCAGCAACAGCGCGCCACAGAGCACTGCGGCCATGGTGTTCACTCCAGTCTGCCGGCCCGCCACCCACAGCAGCCAGATCGCCGCCGCGTAGAGCGGAAATGCCAATAGCTCTTTCAGGGTTTCCATCCAGGGGCCGGGTCGCGGCATGAGTTTTCTGGCCGCACCGCTGTAACTGAACAGCAGCAGTGGCGCCGCCATGCCCAGCCCGAGGGCGGCGAACACTGTCAGTCCGGTGAGCGGTGGCTGGGTGACAGCAAATCCGAGCGCAGTGCCCATAAATGGAGCGGTGCAGGGGCTGGCGACGACAACGGCCAGTACCCCGGTGAAGAAACTGCCACTCAGGCCGCCGCGGTCAGCCAGTGCACTGCCGGTATTCATCAGATTACCGCCCAGATGGACCAGCCCCGAGAGTGACAGCCCCATCACCAGAAACAGGTAGGCGAGGGCGATCACGAACCCGGGCGACTGTAATTGGAAGCCCCAGCCTACGGCGCTGCCAGCCTGTTGTAGCGCGATCAGCACAGCGGCCACGGCGACAAAGCTCACGACAACGCCCGCCGTGTAAATCCAGCTGTGCAGGTGGCGGTCGTGGTCACTGCTCTGGGCAAAGCTCAGTACTTTAAGTGACAGTATGGGGAAAACGCAGGGCATCAGGTTGAGAATGGCACCGCCCAGGAAGGCCAGTAAAAGCATGTAGGCCAGTGAGCTTCCATTGCCTTCTGTTGCTGTAGCCGGCGCGGCCGTCACCTGCGGTTTGCGCTTTGGCGGGGTAGTTTCGGTGACCTCGGCCGCCCCGGGTGCCCAGCTGAAATACTGCTTGCGTGGGGGGTAGCAGAGCCCGGCATCAGCGCAACCCTGCGACGTGACAGTCAGTTGCAGCGAACCGTCGCGCTGGCGCTCGGTGTCCACCGTGATGTCCGCGCTGTTGTAATAGACCGATACGTCGCCGAAAAATTCGTCAGTGCGGTCGAGGCCCTCGGGCAGATTTTCGCGCAGTGGCAGCGCGCCGCGGTGATCTTCTCCCTGGAACTTGAATGCGTGCTGATACAGATAGTAGCCATCTGCTATCTGCCAATAGAGCCGCAAGCCCTCTCCGGCTGGCTCCACCTCCAGTTTGTAGGCCTCCTCTACTGGCAGAAAGTCTGGCTGCTCGATGCCGAAAGGGTTGCTTCCGCTAGAGCCGGGCATCTGGGCATAGGCCTGGGCCTGCAGCAGAACGGCGCTAAGAGTGAGTAGTGTGGCCAGTATCAGGCGCATAGTGTGTCCATGGTTGGTTGCCCCGCCTGCTCCGTGGTAGGAGCGGTTTAAGCGGGTTGATTCAGCGGCAGATTCTATCAGCCCTTGGCTCTGGGCCCAATTTGCTGGCTGATTGCGGTCGCGGTGGTGTAGTCTAGGACGTCATAGAACGCGATTAGTTTCCCCCTGGAGTGCGAGTGTTTTCCCGAATCCTGACTTTCGCCGGTGCAATGATGCTGGCGCCCGCATTGGTGGCCGAATCAAGCGGTGTAAGCATCGAAAACGCCTGGGTGAGGGCGCTCCCGCCTGTGCAGCAGACGACGGCTGCGTACCTAACCCTGAGAAACTCCGGGGACGCCCCTGCGAAGGTGGTCGGAGCCACTGTTGCCGGTGCTGGCAAGGTGGAAATCCATACCAGTCGCGAGGTCGATGGGCTGGTGAGGATGGAGCAATTGACTACACTGGAGGTGGCGCCTCAGGGCACCTATGCGTTGGCCCCCGGTGGCACTCATTTGATGCTGTTTGAGCTGGAGGCGATGCCCCAGCCGGGCGAGACTCGGGCCTTATGTATCGAGTTTGCCTCCGTGGATAACGTCTGCGTCGAGGCCGAGGTGCGCAAGGGCGCGCCGACACAGGCCGATCACCACCACCATCACTGACACAAGCGATACGGAATAAAGCATGAATGCAGTAAAAGATACCTGGGATGACTGGCGCGACCGGATGCTGGACTGGGTTCCGGAAAAAGGTCCCGGCAAGTGGATATTGTCGGCATTCATCCTCTATGTCTTGACGATACTCGTGCTGGGTATTTACTGGAGTTCGACGCCCGAGCACTTCGATCCGGCAGAGAAGGCCGCGGACTACGCCGCAGCTGACGGCGGAGAGGTTGTTACTGGTTCAGTGACTACCGCTGCGCTGATGGGCGTGATGGAAACCCTGCTCGACAAACCTGGCGGCTATCTGCATAACGACCGCTTCCCCCCTGGTGTGCTGCTCGATAACACGCCGAACTGGGAATACGGCGTCCTGATTCAAGTGCGTGATTTGTCGCGAGCCATGCGCGAAGTGTTCAGTCGCTCGCAGTCCCAGTCCACCGAGGACAAGGACCTGGCGATGGCTGAGCCCCGCTACCACTTTGATTCTGACAGCTGGGTGCTGCCATCCACGGAGTCGGAGTATCGCGAGGCACTGTCCTACACGCGGAATTATTTCCAGCGGCTGTCGGATGCGAACCAGCCCGGCGCCCAGTTCTACACGCGCTCTGACAACCTTCGTTATTGGCTATCGACGGTCAATACCCGGCTCGGCAGCTTGTCCCAGCGCCTGTCTGCCAGTGTGGGCCAGCGCCGCCTGAATACTGATCTTGCGGGCGACAGTGCCGCTGGCCAATCTACCAGTGGCCCCGGTGAGGTGCTGGTGAAAACGCCGTGGCTGGAAATTGACGATGTGTTCTATGAGGCACGCGGTACTACCTGGGCGTTGATTCATTTCCTCAAGGCAGTAGAAGTGGATTTCGCCGATGTGCTGCGCAAGAAAAACGCCCTGGTCAGCCTGCAGCAGATCATCCGTGAGCTTGAGGGAGCACAGGAGCCGCTGTGGAGCCCAATGGTGCTCAACGGCACCGGCTTTGGCCTTTTCGCGAATCACTCGCTGGTGATGGCCTCGTATATCAGCCGCGCCAATGCGGCGATTATCGACCTGCGCGACCTGCTGCTACAGGGCTAGCTAGTCCGGCGCGTTGTAGCGCAGGCGGGTGCCTGTGTTGAGCGAGAGCCTGATCTCGGTGGCGCTGAGCTCTTTCGGAAAGTAGGTGCCCGACAGCTTGGCGTCGAGCAGGCTGGCGCCTTCCAGATTGGTGTTGCGGAAATCGATGCCGCTGAGGTCGGCATTGCGGAAATAGGAGTTGCTGAAGTCCAGCCCATCCGCATTCATGTTGCGTAAGTCCCTGCCGCGGTAGTCACCGCTTTTCAGTTCGCTGTTGTCCAGTGCGTCCCGCTGCTCGTTGAAGCTCTTGATGTCCTCATTGCGCAGGAGCTGGTATAAGGGATCGGGTTTGATCACAGGTTTATTCATTAGATGTCCTTTTCTGCGAGTGCCTGCGCGTTCAGCGGGCACATAGCTTAATCGCCGATTGCGGTGTAATACAAGAGAACTGTTGTGACCGCTGTCAGCCTCAAGGGTTTCCTGCTTAGTCGAAATTGGCGCGATACGCCCGGCGGGGTTGAGCTGGAGCTGTGGTTTGTCACCGACGAAGGCCCGCTGTGCGCGCTGATCCATGGCGAAAAAAGTACTTTTTTCCTTTCTCATGAAGATCTCGACACCGCGCAGGGCCTGCTGTCGGGTCAACCCGGGGTGGAGGTTCGGCCACTGGCACTGCGGGATTTCCAGCACCGCGAGGTCGCCGGGGTGTATTGCGAGAGTTACCGCAGGGGGCGGCAGCTTGCCGATGCGCTGGTCACTGCTGGCTGTGAGCCGCTTGAAGCGGACATCAATCCGGCAGACCGCTACCTGATGGAACGTTTTGTCGCCGGCGGTGCTGAGCTGCGCGGCACAGTGAGCCAGCGCAGCGGGCATTTGTGGATGGAGAACCCGGCCATACGTGGCGCGGATTACCGACCGCAGCTGAAAGTTGTCTCCTACGACATCGAAACTGCGATGGAGGGTGTGCAGCTTTTCTCCATTGGCGCCCATGGTGTTGATGCCAATGGTGAAGAGCAGCGCCATGTATTCATGCTGGGCGAGGGCGCAAGTCAGGATTTCGTGCAGGCCTGCCCCACCCAGGATGCGGTTTTACAGGCGTTCCTCGATTGGTTGGAGGACTATGACCCTGACGTGTTGATTGGCTGGAATGTCGTAAACTTCGACACCTGGTACCTGCAGCGGATTGCCGAGCACACGGGCCGTCGATTATTGCTGGGCCGCGGTCGCCGGCCGTTGCATTGGCGCGAGCTGGATGATGAGGGCGTGCGCCGCACGGTGCAGTGTCCCGGGCGGGTAATCCTCGACGGCATCGAGTTGCTGCGGGCAGCGTTCTACCGTTTTGAGAGCTTCTCCCTGCAGAACGTCGCCCAGGAGTTGCTGGGGGAAGGCAAGCTGATTCACAGCCCGGATCGGGGTGAGGAGATCGGTCGGCTGTTTCAGGGGGACAAGACTGCGCTCGCCGAATACAACCTGAAGGATTGTGAGCTGGTCTCGCGTATTTTCGACCACACCCATTTGCTCGATTTTGCCATCGCGCGCTCTCGCATGACCGGCCTGAACATGGACCGGCTCGGTGGTTCGGTGGCGTCATTCGACAATCTTTACCTTCCCAGTCTGCACCGTGCCGGATATGTGGCCCCGAATGCCAGCAAGGACCTCACCGCCAGCCCCGGTGGTTTCGTGCTCGAATCAATGCCCGGGATCTACGACCATGTGCTGGTGCTGGATTTCAAAAGCCTCTACCCCAGCATTATTCGCACTTTCCATATCGACCCGCTGGGTCTCGCGCTCGGCACGAGGCACGGGTCCGAAGGCGATGAAGAGACAGACGAGCAGGCAACCGTACCCGGCTTTCTCGGGGCGCGATTTATCCGCGAGGGCCATATCCTGCCAGGCTTGATTGCGGACCTCTGGGAGCGCCGCGACGAGGCGCGCGCCGCGCAGGATGCGCCGCTGTCGCAGGCGATCAAGATTATTATGAATTCCTTCTACGGCGTGCTCGGCTCAACCGGGTGTCGGTTCTTCGATGCGCGATTGGCGAGTTCTATTACGCGCCGTGGTCACGAGATCATTCAGCGCACCCAGGAGTACATTGAGGCGGCCGGCCATCGGGTGATCTACGGCGACACCGACTCGGTATTCGTGTGGATTCACGAGGCTCAAAGCGATGAGGACGCCGAGCGCGCGGGCAAGGCGCTGGAGCAGGCGCTGAACCAGTGGTGGAGTGAAGAGCTAGAGCGCGAATTTGGCCTCGAAAGTGTGCTGGAATTAGAGTTTGAAACCCACTACCGGCGCTTTCTGATGCCGACTATCCGCGGATCCGACAAAGGCAGCAAGAAGCGTTATGCCGGGGTCATCCGCTCTGGGGGTGAGGATCATCTCGTCTTCAAGGGGCTGGAGAACGTGCGTACCGACTGGACTCGCCTGGCCAGGGATTTTCAGGAGGAGCTGTATCGCAGGGTTTTCTTCGGTGAACCGTTTGCCGAATATGTGCGGGAAACGGCAGCCAGGCTGCGCGCGGGTGAGCTTGACGACCAGCTCGTCTACCGCAAACGCCTGCGCAGGAAATTGGATGAGTACCAGCGCAATGTGCCGCCGCATGTGCAGGCCGCTCGCCTCTATCCGGAACGCGGTATGACCCCGCCGAGGCGGGGAGACTGGGTCGAGTACCTACTGACGACGGCAGGTGCGGAACCGGCTGAGGCCGCGCTGGCGCCCGTGGATCACGAGCAGTACCTGGAGCGCCAGTTGCAGCCTGTGGCCGATGGTATTCTCGGCTTCGTCGGAACGTCCTTTGACGAGCTCGTGAATAGTCAGATCGGGTTGTTCTAACTGCTGATAGATTAGCCGCCGAAGAACTCGTTCCGCAGGGCAGGATATTCCTCGGCCTTGAGACGCGGCCCGTAGTTGGCGACAATTTTGCCCGCCGCCAGGCTAGCGAAGCGCCCAGCTGTGGGGAAATCCTCGCCGCGGGTAATCGCATACAGGAACGCGCCGGCGAACATGTCGCCTGCACCGTTGCTGTCGACAGCGTGCACCTTGTGTGGAGGGATCTCGGCCAGGTGTTCGCCGTCAAAGGTGATTGCGCCCTCGGCACCGCGGGTAATCACAAAGGTGTCTGCCACCTGCTTGATTTTTTCCATCGCGACCTCGAGGTTGTCAGTCTCGCCCCAGCCCAGGGCCTCGGCTTCGTTGCAGAACACCAGGTTCACACGCTCGCCAATCATCTCCTGCAGGCCGTCGCGGAAGAACTCAACCATGCCGGGATCGGAGAAGCTCAACGAGGTTTTTACACCAGCGGCCTCGGCGATCTCGCGACCGCGGATCGCGGCAGCGCGGCCAGTGGGAGACGTCACCACGTAGCCTTCCATATAGAAGTATTCAGACTGCTCGATCGCCTCAGGCACCAGTTGCTCTACCGACAGGGTCTCGCTGATGGACAGATTGGTGTTCATGCTGCGCTCGGCATCGGGTGAAATCAGCACCAGGCATTTTCCGGTGGTGCCCTCTGCCCGCTCACCGGTGAGGCAGTGTTCTACGCCGGCGGTTTCGAGGTCGGCGATATAGATGTCGCCGTCAGCGTCGTTGGCCACTTTGCAGGACATAAACGTCGGATTACCGAACTGGGCGGTGGCAATCATGGAGTTGCCGGCGCTGCCACCACTGGCGTGGCTGGCTTTCACCAGATGGCCCGCCAGATGGCCCAGCAGTTCACTCTGGCGCTCTGCGTCTACCAGCGTCATCATGCCTTTGTCGACATTCATCGCGGCCAGTTCGCTGTCTTCTACCTTGATTTCGGTGTCTACCAGCGCAGCGCCTATTCCGTAAGCGGCATACTTCTTCATTGTTCGGTCGTCCTCAGTTGATTCAGCCGGCTATTATCCGGATTCGTTGATCTATTGAAAGAGGCCTGGTGTACACTTCCGACCCATGTTCAAAACTCGCCGTATTCTCGCCAAACTCTTTGTTGTTGCGCTCGTCATCGGGGCCGGCTTTCTTATCTACCTTGACGCCCGGATCACCTCCACATTTACCGACAAAATGTGGGAATTGCCCGCCAAGGTGTACGCCAGGCCGCTGGAGCTCTATGTCGGTGCCGAGCTGAGTCCGGACGACCTCGCCTATGAGCTCGAGGTTTTGGGGTATCGCAAGGTCCGCCATGCGAGTGGCCCGGGGCAGGTGGCCCGGAATCGCAATCGTTTCGAAATTTTCACCCGCGGTTTTAATTTTCCCGGAGAGAGTGAGCCCGCCAGACGGGTGACGCTCGAACTGGGGGCAACGCGCCTGCAGGGAATTACCAGCGGCGGTGCCAATGTCGATCTGATGCGCCTGGACCCAGTGCAGATTGGAGGCATCTATCCGTCCCACGGTGAAGATCGCCTGCTGGTGCAGCTCGCGGATGTCCCCACTACGCTTTGGCAGGGTTTGCTGGCGGTGGAGGACCGAGATTTTTACAGCCACTGGGGGTTCTCGATTACCGGCATAGCGCGCGCGGCGCTCAGTAATGTGCGCTCGGGTCAGGTTGTGGCCGGCGGCAGCACGATTACCCAGCAGTTGGTCAAAAATTACTACCTCACGCCGGAGCGTACCCTGGTGCGCAAACTCACGGAAGTGTTGATGGCTGTCCTGCTGGAGTTGCACTATGAGAAAGATCAAATTCTGGAGAGCTACCTGAACGAAGTTTATCTCGGCCAGGAGGGCCCGCGGGCTATTCACGGTTTTTCACTGGCGGCCCGGCACTACTTCGATACACCTTTGGAACAGCTCGGACTGCATCAGCAGGCTCTGTTGGTGGGCATGATCAAGGGCCCTTCACTTTATAACCCCCTGCGCAATCCGCAGCGGGCGTTGGAGCGACGCAATGTGGTTTTGGACGTCATGGCCGGTGAAGGGGTTATCTCTGACGAACACGCTCTGGTCGCGAAGGCCATGCCGCTGGGGCTCAATAGTGCGCCGCGTATTCGCAATACCTTCCCGGCCTATCTGGACCTGGTGCGGCGCCAGTTGCGACGCGACTACCGCGAGGAAGACCTGACCACGCTAGGCCTGAGTATTTTTACTGCCTTCGACCCGCTCTTGCAGCAGAAGCTGGAGCGCAGTACCACGGACGTGCTCAAGCAGATTGACAGTAGTGGCGAGCTGCAAAGCGCTTCGATTGTGACCCGATTCGACAGCGGTGAAGTGGCCGCATTGGTCGGTGGACGCAAAGTGAGTTACGCCGGTTTTAATCGGGCTCTCGATGCTCGCCGGCCCGCGGGTTCATTGCTCAAGCCCGCGGTCTATCTGGCGGCTCTTGAGCGCCCTCGGGAATACTCGTTGGCCACTATGATCGAGGATAAGCCGATCACTGTTCAGGTGCGTGGCAGCGATGACTGGGAACCGCGTAATTTCGACAGGGAGGCACATGGCGATGTGCCGCTGTATCGCGCACTGGCCAAGTCCTACAATCTGGCAACGGCGCGTCTGGGTATGGACCTTGGGATCGATACTGTGGCGGATATGCTGCGCCGTCTGGGGGTGGAGCGCCCGGTGCCAGAGGTGCCAGCGCTAACGCTCGGTGCGGGTGAGTACTCGCCCATGGATATGGTCGCCATGTACCAGACTATCGCCTCCGGAGGGTTCCGCACGCCGCTGCGCAGTATCCGCGATATCGTCGATGCACACGGCGTGCCCCTGCAGCGCTACGATCTGCAATATGAGCGAGAAGTGAGTTTGCAGGCGGTCTACCTGCTGCAGTACGCCATGCTTGATACCATGAAAGAAGGCACCGGCCGCGGTGCCTATCGCGAGCTGCCTGCCAATCTACTGGTGGCCGGCAAGACCGGTACCACCAATGATGGTCGAGATTCCTGGTTTGCCGGTTTCTCCGGTGACCTGTTGGCGGTGAGCTGGATTGGCCGCGACGACAATGGCAGCACGGGACTTACCGGCAGCAGTGGTGCACTGCGTGTGTGGTCGCGTTTTATGGCCGGTGCCAGCGAGCGCTCGCTGGCTTATCGCATGCCCGAGGGCGTAGAGGTCGACTGGATCGATAGCAGCAACGGCATGGTCACAGGCGAGGGCTGCCCCAATGCGGTGAAAATGCCCTTCATTGCGGGTTCACAGCCGCGGGCGCATACCAACTGCGCGCCCCGCACCTCGCGAATCAAAGGATGGTTCCAGTCCTTATTCGACGACTAGAAGGCGTGATCACCGACTTTTAAGTTACACTGATCGACCACAATAAAAAGCCATCATGTGTTGGTTCGGAGTTGCTTTTGCACGCCCCTGTTTTGTTTTCCCGCCTGGCGCTTGGCGCATCGATTCTGGTGATAGCTGCTTGCGGCACTAATCCTTACTCGTTGCCCACCATCGAGAGCAGCGAGCCCAGCTATGAGGAGCCCTCGGCACCGAGCGAGCCTGCGCAGGATCGCGAACCTGCGCCAGACAAGGAGGCTGCGACCGGTGGCCACAATGTGCTGATCGACAGGGCAATCGACGTTCGTGCCCAGGGTGATTACGATCGGGCATTGGGCTATTTACAGCGCGCACAGCGCATTGATCCGGACGATGCGGAAATCTATCTTGAGCTGGCGCGGACGCATTCTGCGATGGGCAATGAGCCCCAGGCCAAGGCGGTGGCGGAGCGAGGTTTGCTGTACTGTTCTGGCAAGTCGCAGTGCAGTGCCCTGAAGGGCTTGGCGAACTGAGCGTTCAGTCCAGGCAGACCACTTCAAAGCCGTCGTCCCGCGGTTCGAAAACCAGCTGCTGATTGATGCAGGCAGGCATTTCGCCCACTGAATGGCTGACGAAGATCACCTGTGTATCTGAGTTCGCCGCAATGTGGTCGATGGCTTGAAGTAGCTGCTTGCGATGAGGGCCGTCCATGCCCAGCGTGGGCTCATCCAGGAGCAAAATTGCGGGTGACTTGACCATGGCGCGAGCCAATAACACGACCCGCTGCATGCCGAAGGAAAGTGCGTCGAAGGATTCCCGTGCGAACTCACTCAGGCCCAGAGCAGCCAGCCACTGTTCCGCCGTGGCCCGTTGGTCGTCCCCCCAGTCGTCGTAGAGGCCGACCGAGTCGAAGAAGCCGGAGATCACGACCTCCAGTGCTTTCATGCCCTGGGCGAAGTTCAGGTGTAGTTGATTGTCCAACTGGCCATACTTCTGCTTGATATCCCAGATGCTCTCGCCCGAGCCGCGCAGAATGCCGAACAGCGTGATGTCCTGGCCATAGGCCTTGTGATTGTCGCCCGTGACGAGGCTTAGCAGGGTGCTTTTACCACAGCCATTGGGCCCGGAGACAGCGCAGTGTTGGCCGCGTCCAAACGTCCAGTGCACATTTTTCAGTACCTGCAGATCGCCATAGCTCACATTAACACCGCGTAATTGCAGTAGTGGCGTGCCCGCATCGATTGTGTAGGGACGGGGTGCCGGCGGCGGGAGCTCTGCCAGCGCCGGCAGTGTCGGGTTCATGAGTTGGTCCACAACGGGGTTGGCCAGCACGGTACTTTTTTCGCCACAGCTCGCCACCTTGCCGCCATCGAGGACGAGAACATGTGAGGTGGCAGGAGGCAGGTCTGCCAGCTGGCGGCAGAGCACCAGGACCTGCAGTTGCGAGCCTGGCGAGTGCATGAGCTCGTCCAGCACGGCCCGCAGTTCCCGCTGGGTTGCGCGATCCAGGCCATCCAGTGGGCTGTCGAGAATCAGTAGCGCCGGTTCGCTCAGAATCGCGGCAACCAACAGGCTCTTGCGCATTTCGCCGGTGGAAATGTAGCGCAGACCGCGGTCGAGAATATGGGTGATTCCCAGGCGCTCCACCCAGTCATGGAAACCCGGTGATTCCGCTCTGCCAGCGAGAATCAGGTTTCTGACCAGGGTGCCTGGGTCGCTAGCATCGGCACGGGTCTCTGAGTCGTCGAGTTTTTTGTCGCGCTCGATCAGGGCCCGGGTTTGCTCAAAGCACACATAGGCCACACCTTGCTGCAGTAGCGCCGGAGATCGTTCAAATTGTCCCGAGTAGTGTTTGGCCTGGCCGCTCAGAATCCTGGCGAGACTGGTCTTGCCGCTGCCGTTGGGGCCCAGCACTGCCCACTGTTCGCCGGGCAATAGCTGCCAATTGATATCTTGCAGGGCAGGAAGGGCGCGGTACACCAGTTGAACCTGGTGAAGCGACAAGATGGGCGTTGCAGACATCGATGTTCCTTATTGGCCGGCCTTGTGTCTAACGGTTGGGGCTGGCTTAATCCGTGCGGGAATAGCTGGAGTTAACAGTGTCTGTACCACTGCTGCAAATAATTGAGACGGGGCTTGCGGGCCACCGGCCTTCTCGCCCCTGGCTGCGACGCCTGCGCAAGCGCTCCGCCGTTGCCCTGGTTCTCCAGGTGCGCGAGGGCGAGCTGCACATTTTAATGATCAAGCGGGCGGAAAGGGAAGGGGATCCCTGGTCGGGTCACATGGCTTTCCCCGGCGGGCGGATGGACAAAGCTGACGCCCACGGTTTCGCCGTCGCAGTGCGTGAGACAGAAGAAGAAGTCGGGCTGCAGCTGGAGCCTACGGACCGCTGTATTGGTCGGCTCTCGGATATCAACACCCGCCCTGGCAGGGGAGCTCTGGGCATGATCGTCAGCGCCTTTGTGTTCCGCCTGGAGCGGGAAGTTGAATTGAGGCCCAATTACGAGGTCGCCGAAGTTGTGTGGGTGCCGCTGGAATTTCTGCTCGATCCTGACAACCGCGAGAAAATGGTTTGGCCGTACAAGGGCATGGAAATCCCTATGCCCTGCTACATGTATGAGGGCCGGCGTATCTGGGGCCTGTCGCTGATGATGTTGGATGAATTGATGGATTTGGTGGAGGGCGATAACCCCAGGCGCGAGCGCTGGCGCAGGCGCTAGCGC includes the following:
- the aroQ gene encoding type II 3-dehydroquinate dehydratase, with the translated sequence MATILVLHGPNLNLLGEREPEIYGSTTLSDINQTLQQQARDKGHHLLYVQSNAEYELVERVQDARHEGVNFILINPAAFTHTSVALRDALAAVQIPFIEIHLSNVHAREEFRQHSYFSDLAKGVICGLGPQGYELGLQAAIKHIEQS
- a CDS encoding protein-disulfide reductase DsbD family protein gives rise to the protein MRLILATLLTLSAVLLQAQAYAQMPGSSGSNPFGIEQPDFLPVEEAYKLEVEPAGEGLRLYWQIADGYYLYQHAFKFQGEDHRGALPLRENLPEGLDRTDEFFGDVSVYYNSADITVDTERQRDGSLQLTVTSQGCADAGLCYPPRKQYFSWAPGAAEVTETTPPKRKPQVTAAPATATEGNGSSLAYMLLLAFLGGAILNLMPCVFPILSLKVLSFAQSSDHDRHLHSWIYTAGVVVSFVAVAAVLIALQQAGSAVGWGFQLQSPGFVIALAYLFLVMGLSLSGLVHLGGNLMNTGSALADRGGLSGSFFTGVLAVVVASPCTAPFMGTALGFAVTQPPLTGLTVFAALGLGMAAPLLLFSYSGAARKLMPRPGPWMETLKELLAFPLYAAAIWLLWVAGRQTGVNTMAAVLCGALLLTLGLWLWEKGGARRWLAAICAAGALGLASMDNLDPAGGAEKQLTDGRVAWSNEAIEQLRTSGTPVFVDVTADWCITCLANETAVLFTEDITAAFADHGVTYMVADWTNYDADIAEFIASHGRTGIPLYVMYPPAGAGQPFLLPQIVTADIVMEALEVVSGK
- a CDS encoding copper chaperone PCu(A)C; its protein translation is MFSRILTFAGAMMLAPALVAESSGVSIENAWVRALPPVQQTTAAYLTLRNSGDAPAKVVGATVAGAGKVEIHTSREVDGLVRMEQLTTLEVAPQGTYALAPGGTHLMLFELEAMPQPGETRALCIEFASVDNVCVEAEVRKGAPTQADHHHHH
- a CDS encoding DUF2333 family protein, with the protein product MNAVKDTWDDWRDRMLDWVPEKGPGKWILSAFILYVLTILVLGIYWSSTPEHFDPAEKAADYAAADGGEVVTGSVTTAALMGVMETLLDKPGGYLHNDRFPPGVLLDNTPNWEYGVLIQVRDLSRAMREVFSRSQSQSTEDKDLAMAEPRYHFDSDSWVLPSTESEYREALSYTRNYFQRLSDANQPGAQFYTRSDNLRYWLSTVNTRLGSLSQRLSASVGQRRLNTDLAGDSAAGQSTSGPGEVLVKTPWLEIDDVFYEARGTTWALIHFLKAVEVDFADVLRKKNALVSLQQIIRELEGAQEPLWSPMVLNGTGFGLFANHSLVMASYISRANAAIIDLRDLLLQG
- a CDS encoding pentapeptide repeat-containing protein, which gives rise to MNKPVIKPDPLYQLLRNEDIKSFNEQRDALDNSELKSGDYRGRDLRNMNADGLDFSNSYFRNADLSGIDFRNTNLEGASLLDAKLSGTYFPKELSATEIRLSLNTGTRLRYNAPD
- a CDS encoding DNA polymerase II, producing MTAVSLKGFLLSRNWRDTPGGVELELWFVTDEGPLCALIHGEKSTFFLSHEDLDTAQGLLSGQPGVEVRPLALRDFQHREVAGVYCESYRRGRQLADALVTAGCEPLEADINPADRYLMERFVAGGAELRGTVSQRSGHLWMENPAIRGADYRPQLKVVSYDIETAMEGVQLFSIGAHGVDANGEEQRHVFMLGEGASQDFVQACPTQDAVLQAFLDWLEDYDPDVLIGWNVVNFDTWYLQRIAEHTGRRLLLGRGRRPLHWRELDDEGVRRTVQCPGRVILDGIELLRAAFYRFESFSLQNVAQELLGEGKLIHSPDRGEEIGRLFQGDKTALAEYNLKDCELVSRIFDHTHLLDFAIARSRMTGLNMDRLGGSVASFDNLYLPSLHRAGYVAPNASKDLTASPGGFVLESMPGIYDHVLVLDFKSLYPSIIRTFHIDPLGLALGTRHGSEGDEETDEQATVPGFLGARFIREGHILPGLIADLWERRDEARAAQDAPLSQAIKIIMNSFYGVLGSTGCRFFDARLASSITRRGHEIIQRTQEYIEAAGHRVIYGDTDSVFVWIHEAQSDEDAERAGKALEQALNQWWSEELEREFGLESVLELEFETHYRRFLMPTIRGSDKGSKKRYAGVIRSGGEDHLVFKGLENVRTDWTRLARDFQEELYRRVFFGEPFAEYVRETAARLRAGELDDQLVYRKRLRRKLDEYQRNVPPHVQAARLYPERGMTPPRRGDWVEYLLTTAGAEPAEAALAPVDHEQYLERQLQPVADGILGFVGTSFDELVNSQIGLF
- a CDS encoding adenosine kinase, whose protein sequence is MKKYAAYGIGAALVDTEIKVEDSELAAMNVDKGMMTLVDAERQSELLGHLAGHLVKASHASGGSAGNSMIATAQFGNPTFMSCKVANDADGDIYIADLETAGVEHCLTGERAEGTTGKCLVLISPDAERSMNTNLSISETLSVEQLVPEAIEQSEYFYMEGYVVTSPTGRAAAIRGREIAEAAGVKTSLSFSDPGMVEFFRDGLQEMIGERVNLVFCNEAEALGWGETDNLEVAMEKIKQVADTFVITRGAEGAITFDGEHLAEIPPHKVHAVDSNGAGDMFAGAFLYAITRGEDFPTAGRFASLAAGKIVANYGPRLKAEEYPALRNEFFGG